A genomic stretch from Fusarium musae strain F31 chromosome 9, whole genome shotgun sequence includes:
- a CDS encoding hypothetical protein (EggNog:ENOG41), translating into MPRRWFSDRLHDAWGRVAGRRGRQRDQGSQSPQYYAEIVATPDQSPDRASHLHLRRGASLPDLLARAALERVPPPLPLDSQSLWDTPAPAISPVRSQPSGAIGLGTFLGELEREASRYDQHFIPTAIITTRNTASIDQGTGGQPWMLPGQPSENRIVLESEHRTLEPCDCCSPKFLFGDWRALTLDPLTHTFTRHESLTSSSELRGRGDLKSQDKAFAIPINGHLLQTYIAEVHSDVFALLLDVLVSPNGLIGQEDELNLPLLLATLSYTLDQGMTRETRKLKRTIDRYIPLRMFHHNPHTNSPRLEFEYYEFRSEEVYRAWLVVSQDGRLRDYLSPSEVVTLYVCLVPNWCWSGCIHDYNDKFIEDTNTAWAYIKGDPGSQFEQVFQSFFNRTRLGLHSWTGSDAPSGGD; encoded by the exons ATGCCCCGTCGCTGGTTTTCCGATCGGCTCCATGATGCCTGGGGGCGCGTGGCGGGTCGCCGTGGACGGCAAAGAGACCAAGGAAGCCAAAGCCCTCAATACTACGCAGAAATCGTGGCTACTCCTGACCAGAGCCCGGATAGGGCcagccacctccacctccgtCGAGGTGCCTCTCTCCCAGATCTCCTAGCCCGTGCCGCCCTAGAGCGTGTTCCCCCACCGCTTCCTCTTGATAGCCAAAGCCTTTGGGACACTCCAGCACCTGCCATTTCTCCTGTTCGGTCCCAGCCAAGTGGCGCTATCGGGCTCGGAACTTTCCTTGGGGAGTTGGAAAGAGAAGCGTCCCGCTATGATCAGCATTTTATCCCAACAGCTATCATTACGACTCGCAACACGGCGTCCATCGACCAAGGGACTGGGGGTCAGCCCTGGATGCTTCCCGGCCAA CCATCTGAGAACCGGATTGTTCTCGAG TCCGAACATCGCACGCTTGAGCCATGCGACTGCTGCAGCCCAAAGTTCTTGTTCGGAGACTGGCGGGCCTTGACTCTCGACCCTCTCACACATACCTTTACTCGTCACGAATCTTTGACATCGTCCTCTGAGCTTCGCGGCCGAGGCGATCTCAAGTCACAAGACAAAGCATTCGCGATCCCCATCAAT GGGCACCTGCTGCAAACATACATTGCCGAAGTTCACAGCGATGTCTTTGCCCTTCTACTTGATGTTCTCGTCTCCCCGAACGGACTGATTGGCCAAGAGGACGAGCTTAACCTCCCGCTGTTGCTTGCCACATTGTCATATACTCTAGACCAAGGCATGACCCGGGAGACCAGGAAGCTCAAGAGAACTATTGATCGATACATCCCCCTCCGCATGTTCCACCATAATCCTCATACCAACTCACCTCGTCTGGAGTTTGAGTACTACGAGTTCCGTTCCGAGGAAGTCTACCGGGCCTGGCTAGTAGTCTCTCAAGATGGAAGACTCCGTGACTACCTCTCTCCCAGTGAGGTGGTGACTCTTTACGTCTGCTTAGTGCCTAATTGGTGTTGGTCCGGCTGCATCCACGACTACAACGATAAGTTCATAGAAGACACAAACACTGCCTGGGCCTATATCAAGGGCGACCCTGGGAGTCAGTTTGAGCAAGTCTTTCAAAGTTTTTTCAACCGCACACGACTTGGATTGCATTCCTGGACTGGAAGCGATGCCCCTAGTGGTGGAGACTAG